One Rhodohalobacter sp. SW132 DNA segment encodes these proteins:
- a CDS encoding mechanosensitive ion channel family protein, whose product MDSIQDVNFTEIVMTYGPNILWAILTLVIGLWIVKLISQGIRRGLDKGETDETLKGFLVSFLTILLKILVYITALGMLGVEMTSFIAILGAAGLAVGLALSGTLQNFAGGVMILFFKPFRVGHFIEAQGHMGTVKEIQIFVTILTSPDNKTILIPNGPLATGSMTNFSRQPTRRVDWTFGIGYGDDLDKAYEVIKRLLGGDERILEDPEPFMALKELGDSSVDITVRAWVNASDYWPVYFRMNEEVYKTFDKEGLSIPFPQRDVHIHNPE is encoded by the coding sequence ATGGATTCAATACAAGATGTGAACTTTACAGAAATTGTGATGACATACGGACCCAATATTCTTTGGGCAATTCTTACGCTTGTTATCGGTTTATGGATTGTGAAGCTGATTAGCCAGGGAATCCGGCGAGGTTTGGATAAAGGGGAGACAGATGAGACACTGAAAGGTTTTCTGGTTAGCTTTCTTACCATACTTTTGAAAATCCTGGTATACATCACTGCACTTGGCATGCTGGGTGTAGAGATGACATCTTTTATTGCCATACTTGGTGCAGCGGGTCTTGCCGTTGGCCTGGCGCTGTCCGGGACATTGCAAAATTTTGCCGGCGGAGTGATGATTCTCTTTTTCAAGCCTTTCAGAGTAGGGCATTTTATTGAAGCCCAGGGACACATGGGAACCGTAAAAGAGATCCAGATTTTTGTTACCATACTCACATCACCCGACAATAAAACCATATTGATCCCCAACGGCCCGCTGGCTACCGGATCGATGACGAACTTTTCGCGGCAACCTACAAGGCGTGTTGACTGGACGTTTGGGATCGGTTACGGAGATGATCTCGATAAAGCGTATGAGGTAATTAAGCGGCTCCTGGGAGGCGATGAGCGGATACTTGAAGATCCTGAGCCGTTTATGGCGCTTAAAGAACTGGGTGACAGTTCTGTGGATATCACCGTTAGGGCATGGGTGAATGCATCCGATTACTGGCCCGTTTATTTCCGGATGAATGAAGAGGTCTACAAAACGTTTGACAAAGAAGGATTGTCCATTCCGTTTCCGCAGCGCGATGTTCATATTCATAACCCGGAGTGA
- a CDS encoding DUF349 domain-containing protein yields MSEEKQSTNTETTPLFENKFVFVSEDGELILKKTSLFEQRVLAQADPESVEAQVEAFENAFENLQTKVDGFFENVSKEDAPDADELKASFDKLTGELLEAEAVGDFESLINSSKERLESLLAPAEKETADKEEDESADDEPEDAADTETIEIEVEKETKPSEADDTAQSDKKDSEKEKEVDKAAADEPEDAGDTQTVERETEMDEVEEETKPAETDESAEAEKEVAEEKKDLSETETYYKELADKAEQLVEVSDWAYVSMEFDNIDNAWGEGPDPAGEEEDEAIDISGYREKIDQLREDFEQKKKAHYEEQKRKREENLEKKKQILASLKKIVDDEEWTATREVGKLKGRWDRIKAVPADAAEDLEKKFSSLLSTFDDHKVDRLVKKKQQEEDNLTGKLVILEKMEKFVKELDETSDWDEMEKSFEQLAKQFRKIGRVPVEKNQEVWSQYHRLQDTFHSMRFKHDKSYRNKIEKHLGRKKKLIDEAEALIDAEDLAEAARKVNKLHRRWKKAGNLPQKDENELWDRFKAATDKFNDKKSDNLDLLREQEQENLEEKHALIEKAENLKDSEDWEQTHKDLQNLMEKWKKVGPVPKRSSGKIWKKFKGAMDHFYDRRRDHFKEVKEERKDNLKEKEEVLEKLRELRDHEDPIEAVNIAKPLQTEFKKAGYVPIKHKNRMWKEYREICDVIYDRFRAAKAAVQVVGQENVENFSVDDIADIRKLNSQASSLRKQITKMEQELIQKKESLSYFKPSGGSNPLLDDVKKKIEKSEEEIAEKEDKLAEIEKKIDLIKKEGEE; encoded by the coding sequence TTGTCTGAAGAAAAACAAAGTACAAACACCGAAACCACCCCACTGTTTGAAAACAAATTTGTATTCGTTTCCGAGGATGGTGAGCTAATTCTAAAAAAAACATCACTTTTCGAGCAGCGGGTACTTGCACAGGCTGATCCCGAATCGGTGGAAGCACAGGTTGAAGCGTTCGAAAATGCGTTTGAAAATTTGCAGACGAAAGTTGACGGTTTTTTCGAAAATGTATCGAAAGAAGACGCTCCGGATGCAGATGAGTTGAAAGCATCATTCGATAAATTGACAGGCGAACTGCTCGAAGCTGAAGCTGTTGGTGATTTTGAATCGCTTATCAATAGTTCTAAAGAGCGTCTCGAAAGCTTGCTTGCACCTGCAGAAAAAGAAACTGCCGATAAAGAAGAAGATGAATCGGCTGATGATGAACCTGAAGATGCGGCCGATACGGAGACGATTGAGATTGAAGTTGAAAAGGAAACAAAACCGTCTGAAGCTGATGATACTGCTCAGTCTGACAAGAAAGATTCAGAGAAAGAAAAAGAAGTAGATAAAGCGGCTGCCGATGAACCTGAAGATGCTGGTGATACGCAGACAGTTGAGCGCGAAACAGAAATGGATGAGGTCGAAGAGGAAACAAAACCGGCTGAAACCGATGAGTCTGCTGAGGCTGAAAAAGAAGTTGCTGAAGAGAAAAAAGATCTCTCAGAAACAGAAACGTATTATAAAGAGCTTGCCGATAAAGCCGAACAGCTCGTGGAAGTGAGCGATTGGGCCTATGTATCGATGGAGTTCGATAACATCGATAACGCTTGGGGAGAAGGGCCCGATCCTGCCGGTGAAGAGGAAGATGAGGCTATTGATATCTCCGGCTATCGCGAAAAAATTGACCAGCTGCGTGAAGATTTCGAACAGAAAAAAAAGGCTCACTACGAGGAGCAGAAAAGGAAGCGCGAAGAAAATCTTGAGAAGAAAAAACAGATTCTTGCCTCACTTAAGAAAATTGTAGATGACGAAGAGTGGACAGCTACCAGGGAAGTTGGGAAATTGAAAGGACGGTGGGATCGCATTAAAGCTGTGCCCGCAGATGCCGCTGAAGATCTGGAAAAGAAATTTTCATCACTGCTCAGCACTTTCGATGATCATAAAGTCGACCGGCTTGTGAAAAAGAAGCAGCAGGAAGAAGATAACCTTACCGGAAAGCTGGTTATACTTGAAAAGATGGAAAAGTTTGTGAAGGAGCTCGACGAAACATCCGACTGGGATGAAATGGAGAAGAGCTTCGAACAGCTTGCAAAGCAGTTCAGGAAAATCGGCCGTGTTCCGGTTGAGAAAAATCAGGAGGTCTGGAGCCAGTATCACCGTCTGCAGGATACGTTTCACTCCATGCGGTTTAAGCACGATAAGAGTTACCGCAATAAAATTGAGAAGCATCTTGGCCGCAAGAAGAAATTAATTGACGAAGCAGAGGCCCTGATTGATGCAGAAGACCTTGCAGAGGCCGCAAGAAAGGTGAATAAGCTGCACCGGCGCTGGAAAAAAGCCGGAAACCTGCCGCAAAAAGATGAGAATGAATTGTGGGATCGTTTTAAAGCGGCAACTGACAAATTTAATGATAAGAAATCGGATAACCTCGATCTGCTCAGAGAACAGGAGCAGGAAAATCTCGAAGAAAAACACGCCTTAATTGAGAAAGCTGAAAACCTGAAAGATTCTGAGGATTGGGAGCAGACACACAAAGATCTGCAGAACCTGATGGAGAAGTGGAAGAAAGTCGGCCCGGTACCAAAACGCAGTTCAGGTAAGATCTGGAAGAAGTTTAAAGGCGCAATGGATCACTTCTACGATCGCCGCCGTGATCATTTTAAAGAGGTTAAAGAAGAACGAAAAGATAATCTCAAGGAAAAAGAAGAGGTTCTCGAAAAACTGCGCGAACTGCGGGATCACGAAGATCCGATTGAGGCTGTAAATATTGCAAAACCCCTGCAGACTGAATTTAAGAAAGCGGGATATGTTCCGATTAAACATAAGAACCGGATGTGGAAAGAGTATCGCGAAATATGCGATGTAATCTACGATCGGTTCCGTGCGGCAAAAGCAGCAGTTCAGGTCGTTGGCCAGGAAAATGTAGAAAATTTTTCTGTGGATGATATTGCTGACATCAGGAAACTAAATAGTCAGGCTTCATCTTTGCGCAAGCAGATTACCAAGATGGAGCAGGAACTGATACAGAAAAAAGAGTCTTTAAGCTATTTCAAACCTTCGGGTGGCAGTAATCCGCTTCTGGATGATGTGAAGAAAAAAATCGAAAAATCTGAAGAAGAAATTGCTGAAAAGGAAGATAAACTGGCAGAAATTGAGAAAAAAATTGACCTCATAAAAAAAGAGGGCGAGGAATAA
- a CDS encoding Dps family protein, with protein sequence MSSTTVVNGQKDMEINIGISDSNREKIAMGISKILADSYMVYLKTHNYHWNVTGPHFHSLHEQFEEQYTELAAAIDDIAERIRALGHRAPGSFREYQELTSIEEDTDQPDSMEMVRRLAVDNETILRTAREALPACEEAGDEASIDMITERLHVHSKTAWMLRSHLE encoded by the coding sequence ATGAGTTCAACAACAGTCGTAAACGGACAGAAAGATATGGAAATCAACATCGGTATTTCAGATTCGAACAGGGAGAAAATAGCGATGGGTATCTCGAAGATACTGGCCGACAGTTATATGGTCTACCTGAAAACGCACAACTACCACTGGAATGTTACGGGCCCCCACTTTCACTCTCTTCACGAGCAATTTGAAGAGCAGTATACGGAACTGGCTGCGGCGATTGATGACATTGCAGAACGAATTCGTGCTCTCGGCCACCGTGCGCCCGGCTCATTCAGGGAATACCAGGAGCTGACCTCAATTGAGGAGGATACCGACCAGCCGGATTCGATGGAGATGGTTCGCCGTTTAGCCGTAGATAACGAAACCATACTGCGAACAGCGCGTGAAGCCCTGCCGGCATGCGAAGAGGCGGGTGACGAAGCTTCCATCGATATGATTACAGAAAGACTGCACGTTCATTCCAAAACGGCCTGGATGCTGAGAAGTCATCTGGAGTGA
- a CDS encoding MATE family efflux transporter, whose amino-acid sequence MNKKILHLAVPNVISNLSVPLLGVVDTALVGHLDEVYYLGALAVGGMIFNFLFWGFGFLRMGTTGLTAQEYGSRNRTGMMMMLARVQFIALIIGICLILLREPIALLSFIIIESGPEVQQYALEYYDIRIFTAPAVLALYGINGWFLGMQNARFPMIITIVLNLLNLGLNIYFIQVLGMHVDGVAWGTVISTYLALALAISLFLYQYRRYISHYVKSKLIDADEIRKFFSVNRDIFIRTLCLIFTFSFFTAKSAEQGDLILAANTILLQLWMVASYGIDGFAYAAESLIGKYKGAGNKALLKKAVNYNLVWGLSIGVAGSLIYGLFDQQILNLFTDKQEVIALALSVVFWTILAPFISSICYILDGVFIGATETGPMRNTMVAATTLFFLPTYYIGTWAFGVHGLWLAMVLFMAVRGAALALYLPRTIYRKIEEMNN is encoded by the coding sequence TTGAATAAAAAAATATTACACCTGGCTGTACCCAATGTGATCAGCAACCTGTCCGTACCTCTGCTTGGGGTTGTGGATACGGCCCTTGTGGGTCACCTGGATGAGGTGTACTATCTTGGAGCACTTGCGGTTGGTGGGATGATATTTAACTTCCTGTTCTGGGGATTCGGGTTTTTGAGAATGGGCACAACGGGGCTGACGGCCCAGGAATACGGCAGCAGAAACCGCACCGGAATGATGATGATGCTTGCAAGGGTTCAGTTCATAGCCTTGATAATTGGCATTTGTTTGATTCTGTTACGTGAGCCCATCGCACTGCTTAGTTTTATAATTATTGAGAGTGGCCCTGAAGTGCAGCAGTATGCACTTGAGTATTACGACATCCGCATCTTTACAGCCCCTGCTGTGCTGGCACTTTACGGAATCAACGGGTGGTTCCTGGGCATGCAGAATGCCCGTTTTCCGATGATCATCACCATCGTGCTGAATCTGCTGAACCTCGGCCTTAATATTTATTTTATACAGGTCCTGGGAATGCATGTGGATGGTGTGGCGTGGGGTACGGTGATCTCTACCTACCTGGCATTGGCACTTGCCATCAGCCTGTTTCTTTACCAGTACCGGCGCTATATCAGCCATTATGTGAAAAGTAAACTGATTGATGCAGATGAAATCCGAAAATTTTTCTCCGTTAACCGAGATATTTTTATACGCACTTTATGCCTGATATTCACCTTTTCCTTTTTTACGGCTAAATCCGCTGAGCAGGGAGATCTGATTCTTGCTGCCAACACTATTCTGCTTCAGCTCTGGATGGTGGCATCATATGGAATTGACGGATTTGCGTATGCTGCCGAAAGCCTGATCGGAAAGTACAAAGGAGCGGGTAACAAGGCACTCCTGAAAAAAGCGGTAAACTATAACCTGGTATGGGGGCTGTCGATTGGAGTTGCCGGATCTTTGATTTACGGCTTGTTTGATCAGCAGATACTCAACCTGTTTACGGATAAGCAGGAGGTGATTGCACTCGCTCTCAGCGTGGTCTTCTGGACCATTCTGGCCCCGTTTATATCCAGTATTTGCTACATACTGGACGGCGTATTTATCGGAGCTACAGAAACCGGACCGATGCGGAATACAATGGTTGCAGCCACCACACTTTTCTTTTTGCCGACATATTACATCGGAACATGGGCTTTTGGAGTTCATGGCCTGTGGCTGGCAATGGTGCTATTTATGGCTGTCCGCGGAGCAGCGCTGGCCCTATACCTCCCCCGCACGATCTACAGAAAGATCGAGGAAATGAATAACTAA
- a CDS encoding thiopurine S-methyltransferase (catalyzes the S-adenosylmethionine-dependent transmethylation of thiopurine compounds; may be involved in selenium cycling by forming dimethylselenide and/or dimethyldiselenide) encodes MELSYWQSRWKKGKTGFHMPDGYPSLEKQWPNLGLPEHPSVLVPLSGKSLDLIILEHLGATVTGVEISRVAIDDFMIENNRDYTMDQFAGFTLFRSGRITIWEGDFFKFPEKKNGKFDLIYDKAALVALPKPMRQRYAEKVLTIAGDTTPILLHHFIYPQEQMPGPPFSVPMEELQTYFAARYTFTLLEENTIPSKNSIPFVRRGLKSNLKEQLLLLNPLQNM; translated from the coding sequence ATGGAACTGAGTTACTGGCAAAGCAGATGGAAAAAGGGGAAAACCGGATTCCACATGCCCGATGGTTATCCCTCTCTTGAAAAGCAATGGCCAAATCTTGGCTTGCCCGAACATCCCTCCGTTCTCGTGCCGCTAAGCGGAAAAAGTCTCGACTTGATTATACTCGAACATCTTGGAGCCACCGTAACCGGCGTTGAAATATCGCGAGTGGCCATTGATGATTTTATGATTGAGAACAACCGGGACTATACAATGGATCAATTCGCAGGATTTACCCTTTTCCGTTCCGGGCGGATCACTATCTGGGAAGGCGATTTCTTTAAGTTTCCGGAAAAAAAGAATGGAAAATTTGACCTGATTTATGACAAAGCCGCCCTGGTGGCCCTCCCAAAGCCGATGAGACAACGTTATGCTGAGAAAGTTCTAACCATCGCCGGCGACACCACCCCCATTCTGCTGCATCACTTTATCTATCCTCAGGAGCAGATGCCCGGTCCGCCTTTCAGTGTGCCGATGGAAGAGTTGCAAACCTATTTTGCCGCACGCTACACCTTCACATTACTGGAAGAAAACACAATCCCTTCAAAAAATTCCATCCCTTTTGTAAGAAGAGGCCTGAAATCTAACCTAAAAGAACAACTTCTTTTGCTCAATCCCCTGCAAAACATGTGA
- a CDS encoding mechanosensitive ion channel family protein yields the protein MDLFDSLGDNSEVVTAFFLTHAMSVIGAIIILIAGYIIAGWAGKRVKDATSKSGKFDDTLVPVLSQTTRVVILVITFLLVLGQFGVQTASIIAVLGAAGLAVGLALQGTLSNVAAGMMLLILRPFKVGDAVNVAGTFGIVDEVRLFTTEMHSFDNIGITMPNSRVWGQEIQNLSKFENRRVDMEFGISYRDDMDKAIALIKEVLDADERVMAEPEPLIAVSELGDSSVMIRVRPWTETKNVWPLRYHITKSIKEKFDSNGVSIPFPQRDVHLFKKN from the coding sequence ATGGATTTATTTGACAGTTTAGGAGATAATTCAGAAGTCGTAACTGCTTTCTTTTTAACTCACGCGATGAGTGTAATCGGTGCAATCATCATCCTGATCGCGGGCTATATTATTGCCGGATGGGCGGGGAAAAGAGTAAAAGATGCTACATCAAAGTCAGGGAAATTTGATGATACACTTGTTCCGGTGTTGTCGCAGACCACCCGTGTAGTAATTCTCGTGATAACATTTCTGCTGGTTCTGGGGCAGTTTGGTGTTCAGACCGCAAGCATCATCGCAGTTTTGGGTGCTGCCGGCCTTGCGGTGGGTCTTGCCCTGCAGGGGACGCTCAGCAATGTTGCTGCCGGAATGATGCTGCTGATTTTGCGCCCGTTTAAAGTGGGGGATGCTGTGAATGTGGCTGGAACCTTTGGGATTGTGGATGAAGTGAGGCTTTTTACGACAGAGATGCACAGTTTCGATAACATCGGGATTACCATGCCGAATTCACGCGTTTGGGGACAGGAGATACAAAACCTTTCCAAATTTGAAAATCGAAGAGTGGATATGGAATTTGGAATCTCCTACCGCGATGATATGGATAAGGCGATTGCGCTGATTAAAGAAGTTCTGGATGCCGATGAACGTGTGATGGCGGAACCCGAGCCTTTAATCGCTGTATCTGAGCTGGGTGACAGCTCGGTAATGATCCGTGTGCGGCCATGGACCGAAACCAAAAATGTATGGCCTCTGCGCTATCATATCACGAAAAGCATCAAAGAGAAATTCGATTCTAATGGTGTAAGTATTCCGTTTCCGCAGCGGGATGTTCACTTATTCAAAAAGAATTAA
- a CDS encoding histidine phosphatase family protein, with protein sequence MSEKKTILFMRHAKSSWADSAQKDFDRPLNKRGKRDAPAMGRYLKEQGVVPDYIVSSAAQRARETVLLLAYAQGQGENIISWNEDLYYEGADAYLQAVRRAPESALTILVAGHNPSVERVVARLVDKRTNLTFTTANIACFETSAERWKDTGPENCTFKWLVTPNDIE encoded by the coding sequence ATGTCAGAAAAGAAAACCATTCTGTTTATGCGTCACGCCAAGTCATCATGGGCTGATTCCGCGCAGAAAGATTTTGATCGACCGCTGAATAAACGCGGTAAACGCGACGCTCCGGCAATGGGGCGTTATTTGAAGGAACAGGGGGTTGTGCCGGATTATATTGTAAGTTCAGCCGCGCAGCGCGCGAGGGAAACCGTGCTTCTGCTTGCGTACGCACAAGGGCAGGGTGAAAATATTATAAGCTGGAACGAAGATCTTTACTATGAAGGAGCGGATGCCTATCTGCAGGCAGTTCGGAGGGCTCCGGAAAGTGCTTTGACTATACTGGTGGCTGGTCACAATCCATCGGTAGAACGAGTGGTTGCGCGCCTGGTTGACAAACGTACTAACCTGACATTCACAACGGCAAATATTGCATGTTTTGAAACATCAGCAGAAAGGTGGAAAGATACCGGCCCGGAAAACTGCACATTCAAATGGCTCGTAACACCAAATGATATTGAGTGA